One region of Dehalococcoidia bacterium genomic DNA includes:
- a CDS encoding MFS transporter, with product MKNDKNTFQVGGPKALYVLIISSLCYLVDYMDRNVMGVLLQPIKIEFGLNDFQAGLLPTVLVIGVVLFVFPTAHLVDRWSRKKMISVMVLFWSLFTFLTGIARNFPTLLATRFFVGVGEAGYSPAAAALISASYHDKKKALMLGIYTMFVTVGSIIGVVLGGYVSANFGGWRVPFLYFAIPGVILAILALFMQDYKTVKASPDKEKTLGFWEGIKALMKIRSLRWLWLGYGLYSLLVTAVLAWIPALLMRTFGFGEDKAGVVIGIVALVGLMGAPIGGLIADRWQSKTLKGRIFLAGASVFAAAVILLFVLWSIANDGQSLSIRSYVLLALYGLTNTMAIAPLIAISQDVASPDLKGRAWGMSVLANNLLGGAWGPALAGAMSDGFGGGAHGLSIALAITGVLGMMALIFWWFSSRHCPADIATARSA from the coding sequence ATGAAAAATGACAAGAATACATTCCAGGTTGGCGGACCAAAGGCATTATATGTATTGATCATTTCCTCACTGTGTTACCTGGTCGATTACATGGATCGGAATGTAATGGGCGTGCTGTTGCAGCCGATAAAAATCGAGTTCGGGCTGAACGATTTCCAGGCTGGTCTTCTGCCCACGGTACTGGTTATAGGCGTTGTTCTCTTTGTATTCCCCACCGCCCACCTTGTCGATCGATGGAGCAGAAAGAAGATGATCTCGGTGATGGTTCTGTTCTGGAGCTTATTCACATTCCTTACCGGTATAGCGCGAAACTTCCCAACCCTGCTCGCCACGCGTTTCTTTGTTGGGGTAGGTGAGGCAGGATATTCGCCGGCAGCGGCGGCACTGATCTCCGCTTCGTATCACGATAAGAAAAAGGCGTTGATGCTGGGCATTTATACCATGTTCGTTACTGTGGGATCCATTATCGGCGTGGTTCTGGGTGGATACGTTTCAGCCAACTTCGGCGGCTGGCGGGTGCCGTTTTTATACTTCGCTATACCCGGCGTCATTCTGGCGATACTGGCACTATTCATGCAGGATTATAAGACCGTAAAAGCTTCTCCTGATAAAGAGAAAACACTTGGCTTCTGGGAAGGTATCAAGGCACTGATGAAGATCCGGTCGCTGCGCTGGCTCTGGCTGGGATACGGTCTATATTCACTTCTCGTTACAGCTGTACTTGCCTGGATACCCGCCCTCCTTATGAGGACATTCGGTTTTGGAGAAGATAAGGCGGGCGTTGTCATAGGAATCGTTGCGCTGGTAGGGCTGATGGGTGCGCCTATTGGCGGACTGATAGCAGACCGCTGGCAGTCCAAAACCTTAAAGGGCAGGATTTTCCTGGCCGGCGCCTCGGTATTTGCAGCGGCCGTAATACTTTTATTTGTGCTGTGGTCCATTGCAAATGATGGCCAGTCGTTATCCATTCGAAGCTATGTTCTGCTGGCGCTGTACGGATTGACCAATACCATGGCAATAGCTCCGCTCATTGCCATTTCTCAGGACGTTGCTTCACCTGATCTAAAGGGGAGAGCATGGGGGATGAGCGTGCTGGCCAATAATCTGTTGGGTGGTGCGTGGGGCCCGGCGCTGGCGGGGGCAATGTCGGATGGATTCGGCGGGGGCGCACACGGGCTCAGTATAGCACTTGCAATTACGGGAGTACTGGGCATGATGGCGCTTATTTTCTGGTGGTTTTCATCCAGGCATTGTCCTGCTGACATAGCCACCGCCAGGAGCGCTTAA
- a CDS encoding carbon-nitrogen hydrolase family protein: protein MVGKSVPPATKRSLRVAAVQVTSQDGKIAENLKHAMSLVEEAAARGARLILLPEFMPTGYSYTQEIWDAAEPTEGPTVKWLKTNSKRLGIWLGTSFLEADGEDFYNTFVLTNPDGLEDGRVRKQKPAVAEACFFRGEVGPHVIHSQLGKIGVAICYENRFAFTARNMYAQSIDLLLQPHAAVILEASTVVPAKSAAVINDFLHQVPLIYANMLGIPVLHCNHSGPWLATVPGLPFIKNDTHFDGYSAIADSDGSLKAQLGVEEGVIVADVILDPSLKKKVPPRTYGQWVMPDVPMSMKVWAILEAIYTVWYRFSKERRLRARKISLGQ from the coding sequence ATGGTGGGAAAATCAGTGCCGCCCGCAACAAAAAGATCCTTGCGCGTCGCCGCTGTACAGGTAACTTCACAGGACGGCAAAATAGCCGAGAACCTCAAGCATGCCATGAGCCTCGTAGAAGAAGCGGCAGCCCGTGGAGCCAGGCTGATCCTTTTGCCCGAATTCATGCCTACCGGATATAGCTATACACAAGAGATATGGGATGCCGCTGAACCCACTGAGGGGCCAACCGTTAAATGGCTGAAAACGAACTCCAAAAGGTTGGGAATATGGCTGGGTACCAGTTTTCTTGAGGCTGATGGGGAGGATTTTTATAACACCTTTGTGCTCACAAATCCCGACGGTTTAGAAGACGGGCGCGTGAGAAAGCAGAAACCGGCTGTGGCAGAAGCCTGTTTTTTCAGAGGCGAAGTCGGGCCGCATGTTATACATAGTCAGCTGGGGAAAATCGGGGTGGCCATCTGCTATGAAAACCGCTTTGCCTTCACAGCCAGAAATATGTATGCGCAGTCTATTGACCTGTTACTGCAGCCTCACGCCGCTGTGATACTTGAAGCCAGCACGGTTGTTCCGGCAAAGTCGGCTGCCGTAATAAACGATTTTTTGCATCAGGTACCTCTAATCTATGCCAATATGCTGGGAATACCCGTACTACACTGCAATCACTCGGGACCATGGCTGGCCACGGTCCCCGGTTTACCTTTTATTAAAAACGACACTCATTTTGACGGCTACTCCGCCATTGCCGATTCAGACGGGTCATTAAAGGCGCAACTCGGCGTGGAGGAAGGAGTGATTGTGGCGGATGTAATTCTGGATCCATCCCTTAAGAAAAAGGTACCTCCGCGCACATATGGCCAGTGGGTGATGCCGGATGTACCCATGAGCATGAAGGTATGGGCGATTCTTGAAGCTATATATACTGTCTGGTACAGGTTCAGTAAAGAACGAAGACTCAGGGCAAGGAAAATATCGCTGGGGCAGTAA
- a CDS encoding MFS transporter, with translation MSQQKAEFAFGRGRATYLFVLLFLLQAADNLDTMVVTALFPFMKADLGVTDTQLALLVSAIYWSLVVFAVPIAYLLDRWSRTKGIGLFTVAWSVACSLIGFLRTFPAIFFTRCVMGIGQSAYGAGGTALISAYFPEKERARMNGIWTAAVPIGAVVGSLVGGVIAESLGWRYAFGIVAIPAFIIGLLFFFTLKDYKTVDLTKTIAAGVDAGKKVKMRVGDVVKDIFSKPSLVSNFMGFTGNLFVSMALITWLPTYFYRLMDKPNMEAAAMQSAGIFLLAIIGAPIGGIVTDIIRKRVKRARMLIPGLTSVITASLLLTAFLMPPGTPQYVCLLGMGFFAPWYNGGATSVTQDVVHPGLRSTSMGVANLIQNLLGASLGPLFVGIISDRINLVTAFQLLPIFMLFGGVMFFVGSFFYLRDKDRAERVELQAA, from the coding sequence TTGTCACAACAAAAGGCTGAATTCGCCTTTGGAAGAGGGCGTGCTACCTATTTATTTGTTTTGCTCTTTCTTTTACAGGCTGCAGATAACCTTGACACCATGGTTGTCACCGCCCTTTTCCCCTTTATGAAAGCCGACCTCGGTGTGACGGACACACAGCTGGCTCTATTAGTGTCCGCTATATACTGGTCGCTGGTTGTATTTGCGGTGCCTATCGCTTATCTGCTGGACCGCTGGAGCAGGACAAAAGGTATCGGTTTGTTTACCGTAGCCTGGAGCGTTGCCTGCAGCCTCATAGGATTTCTCAGGACATTCCCAGCCATATTTTTTACCAGGTGTGTAATGGGCATCGGACAGTCGGCCTATGGTGCGGGAGGCACCGCACTTATATCCGCCTATTTTCCGGAAAAAGAACGCGCTCGCATGAACGGTATCTGGACCGCGGCTGTTCCCATAGGGGCAGTAGTAGGTTCACTGGTAGGTGGCGTTATTGCGGAGTCCCTGGGATGGCGCTACGCCTTCGGCATCGTGGCAATACCCGCTTTTATTATAGGATTGCTATTCTTCTTCACGCTCAAGGATTATAAAACAGTCGATCTGACTAAAACGATTGCTGCCGGTGTGGACGCAGGGAAAAAAGTGAAGATGCGGGTGGGGGATGTAGTAAAGGATATCTTCAGCAAACCTTCGCTGGTCTCAAATTTCATGGGTTTTACCGGCAACCTTTTTGTCTCCATGGCATTGATAACCTGGCTGCCGACCTACTTCTACAGACTGATGGACAAGCCGAATATGGAAGCGGCCGCCATGCAGTCGGCGGGTATATTTCTCCTGGCTATAATCGGCGCGCCGATCGGCGGTATAGTCACCGACATCATACGGAAACGGGTAAAAAGGGCTCGTATGCTGATCCCTGGGCTTACATCGGTGATTACCGCTTCGCTGCTGCTCACAGCTTTCCTGATGCCGCCCGGAACCCCACAATATGTATGCCTGCTTGGGATGGGATTTTTTGCACCGTGGTACAACGGTGGCGCGACATCGGTAACACAGGATGTAGTGCACCCCGGCCTGCGCTCCACCTCAATGGGAGTTGCCAACCTGATACAGAACCTGCTGGGGGCTTCCCTCGGGCCATTATTCGTCGGGATAATCTCCGACAGGATCAACCTGGTAACGGCGTTTCAATTGCTGCCCATTTTCATGCTCTTCGGCGGAGTCATGTTCTTTGTAGGATCGTTTTTCTACCTGCGTGACAAAGATCGCGCGGAAAGGGTGGAACTGCAGGCTGCGTGA
- a CDS encoding FAD-binding oxidoreductase, with protein MMKERVVMREEKVVPGDIFWLDNLYRSGPMLWGDQEADVAIVGGGFTGLAAAYFIKRRFPGKRVIVLEAEYIGFGSSGRNCGGVAGNMGHNYSNLRKKFGTEKMMQLQHLMKQCVELVEELIREHKIECDYDRAGRLMVAETDAQAKRLEEEAKDCEQANAPIEWYEGTRAREQFGCLDIKAALRYPNEGVMDPVKFLREMKRVVESLGVEVYENSRCIRMVPGTNTSRKILIYTNGGRVVADDAVLAVNAFSDPLNLLRYKVLPLYVYVITTEPLSRSQMEAFQYPGGRGNVFGATNLYWARNLTADNRLVFNENEVFYYYNNEKDYSRRDQSFQRQYELMVKKFPFLKGIRMTHAWGGLIGITLDFLPFMGRTGIHGNIYYSAGYNGCGLAPAQLAGKIIAAMMACEKSDLTDSVLIGRKALYVPSAPAMYLGINAYKALYKIYDWRLGGLG; from the coding sequence ATGATGAAAGAGAGAGTGGTTATGAGGGAAGAGAAGGTTGTACCCGGAGACATTTTCTGGCTCGACAACCTTTATAGGTCGGGCCCGATGCTGTGGGGCGACCAGGAAGCGGATGTAGCCATCGTGGGAGGGGGTTTCACCGGCCTTGCTGCGGCCTACTTCATAAAACGGCGGTTCCCCGGAAAACGCGTCATCGTGCTGGAGGCGGAATATATCGGATTCGGCTCCTCAGGGCGGAACTGCGGTGGTGTGGCCGGCAATATGGGCCACAACTACAGCAACCTCAGAAAGAAGTTCGGAACAGAGAAAATGATGCAGCTCCAGCACCTTATGAAACAGTGCGTTGAGCTCGTTGAGGAGTTGATCAGGGAGCACAAAATCGAGTGCGATTACGATAGAGCCGGAAGGCTTATGGTTGCGGAGACCGATGCGCAGGCCAAACGCCTTGAAGAGGAGGCGAAGGACTGCGAGCAGGCCAATGCTCCCATTGAATGGTACGAAGGAACACGCGCTCGTGAGCAGTTCGGTTGCCTGGACATCAAGGCCGCCCTACGCTATCCGAACGAGGGGGTCATGGATCCTGTCAAATTCCTGCGCGAGATGAAGCGTGTCGTCGAATCATTAGGCGTTGAAGTTTACGAGAATTCTCGCTGCATCCGCATGGTACCGGGCACAAACACATCTCGCAAGATACTGATATACACAAACGGAGGCCGCGTAGTCGCCGATGATGCCGTCCTGGCAGTGAACGCCTTCAGCGACCCGCTCAATCTTTTACGTTACAAGGTGCTGCCGCTCTATGTCTACGTTATAACTACCGAGCCTCTAAGTAGATCACAGATGGAGGCATTCCAGTATCCCGGTGGTAGGGGCAACGTTTTCGGCGCGACAAATCTCTACTGGGCCCGCAACCTCACCGCTGACAACCGGCTCGTCTTCAACGAAAACGAGGTGTTTTATTACTATAACAACGAGAAAGACTACAGCCGGCGGGATCAATCGTTTCAAAGGCAGTACGAGTTGATGGTAAAGAAATTCCCCTTTCTCAAGGGAATACGCATGACCCATGCCTGGGGTGGACTGATCGGCATTACGCTCGATTTTCTACCTTTCATGGGCCGAACGGGAATACACGGGAATATTTACTATAGCGCGGGATATAACGGCTGCGGCCTTGCGCCGGCCCAGCTTGCAGGCAAGATAATAGCGGCCATGATGGCGTGCGAGAAGTCCGATCTGACAGACAGTGTACTGATCGGGCGGAAAGCCCTGTACGTTCCCTCAGCCCCGGCGATGTATCTCGGCATAAATGCATACAAGGCCCTTTATAAGATTTACGATTGGAGGCTGGGCGGCCTGGGATAA
- a CDS encoding Xaa-Pro peptidase family protein, whose translation MTINKPPQPKGYDVFGPTPHLADVPYDEHRARITKAQKLMKEQGVDLLMLWSMQDCHYFAGFTSTHWFNPSLQCCVTLIPVTGEPLIIIPEFFRWSAEAQCWIRDIRGQVDAHQTQNERGLPREVAQVVKEMGYGKARIGLEMGTLAHCFIPRPYNDIKLLIDSLPEAKFVDGDMVIWGCRMIKSPLEIDRLIHAAAVHRQAFGAIVDGYRPGMTENDLLRIYMSTAALNGADWMKSGHIMCGDMKEGVIDCGGHWDGIVIKKGDYMSFDMPCRYKGYWADMGRFVYVGPTPENYKRGMEIAWKAFDAGANVAKAGIPASVVYDAVAKTQTDNGMFCIEMVGHGIGLDVHEPPVFSHTEETILQAGMAMELEVTGMMDGWHRDGKTGMFHYENLIIITEHGCQVIEGLPRQHLEVACYK comes from the coding sequence ATGACAATCAACAAACCACCGCAACCGAAGGGGTATGACGTATTCGGACCCACGCCGCATCTGGCGGATGTTCCTTATGACGAGCACCGTGCCAGGATTACCAAGGCTCAGAAACTCATGAAGGAGCAGGGCGTCGACCTGCTGATGCTCTGGAGTATGCAGGACTGCCATTATTTCGCAGGCTTCACCTCCACCCACTGGTTCAACCCCAGCCTGCAGTGCTGTGTCACCCTCATCCCGGTCACTGGAGAGCCGCTCATCATCATACCGGAGTTCTTCAGGTGGAGCGCCGAGGCCCAGTGCTGGATACGCGATATACGCGGCCAGGTGGACGCGCACCAGACGCAGAATGAACGAGGCCTCCCGCGCGAGGTGGCCCAGGTTGTCAAGGAAATGGGATACGGCAAGGCCAGGATCGGCCTCGAGATGGGCACCCTGGCGCACTGTTTTATTCCCCGCCCCTACAACGATATCAAGCTGCTCATCGATTCACTGCCCGAAGCCAAGTTTGTCGACGGCGACATGGTAATCTGGGGATGCCGGATGATTAAATCTCCGCTGGAGATCGACCGCCTTATCCACGCAGCCGCCGTGCACCGGCAGGCCTTCGGCGCCATCGTGGACGGATACAGGCCGGGCATGACGGAGAACGATCTGCTCCGTATTTACATGTCGACTGCGGCCTTGAACGGCGCCGATTGGATGAAATCCGGCCACATCATGTGCGGCGATATGAAGGAGGGCGTCATCGACTGCGGCGGCCACTGGGACGGCATCGTCATCAAGAAGGGCGATTACATGTCGTTCGACATGCCCTGCAGGTACAAAGGCTACTGGGCGGACATGGGCCGCTTTGTGTACGTGGGCCCCACGCCTGAGAATTACAAGCGCGGAATGGAGATCGCCTGGAAGGCATTCGATGCCGGGGCCAACGTGGCCAAAGCCGGTATTCCCGCCAGCGTGGTCTACGACGCCGTAGCCAAGACGCAGACCGATAACGGTATGTTCTGCATTGAGATGGTCGGGCACGGTATCGGCCTTGACGTCCATGAGCCGCCGGTGTTTTCACATACCGAGGAGACGATCCTCCAGGCGGGTATGGCCATGGAGCTGGAAGTAACCGGAATGATGGACGGTTGGCACAGGGACGGCAAGACGGGCATGTTCCACTATGAAAACCTGATAATCATCACCGAACATGGTTGCCAGGTGATCGAGGGACTGCCGCGGCAGCATCTGGAAGTCGCCTGCTATAAATAA
- a CDS encoding TetR/AcrR family transcriptional regulator, giving the protein MYEAFKKLPVVKQHRILNSAIRTIAEKGYDAASISTICRRAGISNGALYKYFKNKETMFYACVEYGVEVMMAELYLKYTNETDNLIDAVRNLLYGFKEFTRKHRDMLSIYSDLGSGNMNRFAAITEKVEYEGNMFFVDLVGKAVKRGEIDAGLGIDVVAHLLDSHIMLYSYSLVSDYHARRFDAFFGDSTKRLTEDQKIDKILNALKNLLRI; this is encoded by the coding sequence ATGTATGAGGCATTTAAGAAACTCCCTGTAGTCAAGCAGCATCGCATCCTTAATTCCGCCATCAGAACGATCGCCGAGAAAGGGTATGATGCGGCCAGCATTTCAACCATTTGCCGGCGGGCGGGTATATCTAACGGCGCACTTTACAAATACTTCAAGAACAAGGAGACCATGTTCTATGCCTGTGTGGAGTACGGTGTTGAAGTAATGATGGCGGAGCTGTACCTGAAGTATACAAATGAAACGGACAACCTGATCGACGCGGTCCGTAACCTTCTTTATGGATTTAAAGAGTTTACCAGGAAACACAGGGACATGCTTTCCATATATTCTGACCTGGGATCAGGCAATATGAACCGCTTCGCGGCTATCACCGAAAAAGTTGAATACGAAGGTAATATGTTCTTTGTGGACCTGGTCGGCAAGGCAGTTAAGCGAGGGGAGATAGATGCCGGCCTGGGGATCGACGTGGTTGCCCATTTGTTAGACAGCCATATTATGCTTTACAGCTATTCGCTGGTCTCCGACTACCATGCCCGGCGGTTCGACGCATTTTTCGGGGATTCAACAAAACGGCTGACGGAGGACCAGAAGATAGATAAAATTCTCAATGCGCTTAAGAATTTGCTGAGGATATAA
- a CDS encoding TetR/AcrR family transcriptional regulator, whose protein sequence is MVNLDVVKIKHYYFHVPVKRYHHGDLKNALIKAGIEILSRDGVRGLSLRKVALKAGVSHTAPYAHFADKQSLIAAISTEGFRIICENTERVIRRYKRKPVRQLIEASWAYIQFALSDSAHFKVTLSSVLEREKDYSEFVELSNKCFSQLVCIVESCQAAGLLRPGPSDVEAINVWSLVHGFVSLLLEGQFYHTILERYTLRDLMISSLGHITLVELTPGTYAEIAASPRYAFLPVR, encoded by the coding sequence ATGGTCAATCTTGACGTTGTCAAGATAAAACATTACTATTTCCACGTGCCGGTCAAGAGATATCATCACGGTGACCTGAAGAACGCCCTGATTAAAGCGGGAATCGAGATCCTTTCCAGGGATGGCGTTCGCGGTCTGAGCCTGCGTAAGGTTGCCCTGAAGGCAGGCGTCAGTCACACTGCGCCCTATGCGCACTTTGCCGACAAGCAGTCGCTTATCGCCGCCATCTCGACGGAGGGCTTTCGTATAATCTGTGAGAATACGGAGCGCGTGATCAGGCGTTATAAGCGCAAACCCGTGCGGCAGTTGATCGAAGCCAGCTGGGCCTACATTCAGTTTGCGCTCAGCGATTCGGCTCATTTCAAAGTGACCTTGTCCAGTGTGCTGGAGAGGGAAAAGGATTATTCCGAATTCGTCGAGTTGTCCAATAAGTGCTTCTCACAGCTCGTTTGTATAGTGGAAAGTTGCCAGGCCGCGGGCCTGCTGCGGCCCGGGCCATCGGACGTGGAGGCCATCAACGTATGGAGTCTGGTTCACGGTTTCGTGTCTCTTTTGCTTGAAGGGCAGTTTTATCACACAATCCTGGAACGCTATACGCTGCGTGACCTGATGATCTCTTCGCTCGGACACATTACACTGGTCGAATTGACCCCCGGGACGTATGCAGAGATTGCAGCGTCACCAAGATATGCATTTCTGCCGGTTCGCTAA
- a CDS encoding RuBisCO large subunit C-terminal-like domain-containing protein, whose amino-acid sequence MKPDELLSQPVALPDGIDYDDYIIGTYTITYPAIFPVPKLAPLLAIEQSTGTWVPVPGETPEVRRNHVAKVIGVYELPDYEFEIPAGVQDRNWMVQIAFPEVNIGQQIPMMLTAVVGNISMGGKIKLVDVRFPKKYVAGFKGPKFGIEGIRKLLGVKKRPLLNNMVKPCTGYPLEVGAELFKLAAMGGCDIVKDDELIADASFNSMAGRVKRYMQVEKQVYEETGEHTLYTVNISDSVPKIFENARRAIELGANALMINYIAVGLPVMQAIAEDPRINVPILAHMDVAGAMYMSPCHGLSSHLVLGKLPRLAGADIVVIPAPYGKAPVIIEKFDAAARNLTYPLYNLKPTWPMASGGITPTMVPQVMQELGNDIVIGSGGGIHAHPMGPVSGGKAFRQAIDATLKGISLEEYSKTHKELAASVKQWADPFKGFKK is encoded by the coding sequence ATGAAGCCGGATGAATTATTAAGTCAACCTGTGGCGCTTCCCGATGGGATAGACTACGACGATTACATCATCGGGACGTATACTATCACCTATCCCGCGATATTTCCCGTACCGAAGCTGGCCCCGCTGCTGGCAATTGAGCAGAGCACGGGTACCTGGGTCCCCGTACCGGGAGAGACGCCTGAAGTGAGGAGAAACCATGTTGCCAAAGTAATCGGTGTGTATGAGCTACCCGATTACGAATTCGAGATTCCCGCCGGGGTACAGGATAGAAACTGGATGGTACAAATAGCCTTTCCCGAAGTGAATATCGGGCAGCAGATCCCCATGATGCTTACGGCGGTAGTAGGCAACATCTCCATGGGAGGCAAGATAAAGCTTGTAGACGTCAGGTTTCCCAAAAAATACGTAGCCGGATTTAAGGGGCCAAAATTCGGTATTGAGGGCATCAGGAAGTTGCTCGGCGTGAAAAAGCGGCCGCTTCTGAACAATATGGTTAAACCGTGCACCGGCTATCCTCTGGAGGTGGGCGCCGAGCTTTTCAAGCTGGCTGCCATGGGTGGCTGCGATATCGTCAAGGATGATGAATTAATTGCGGATGCTTCATTTAACTCAATGGCGGGCCGTGTGAAACGTTATATGCAGGTAGAGAAGCAGGTTTATGAAGAGACCGGTGAGCACACCTTATATACCGTTAATATATCCGATAGCGTGCCGAAGATCTTCGAAAACGCCCGGCGTGCAATCGAGCTGGGCGCTAATGCCCTAATGATCAATTACATAGCGGTCGGACTGCCGGTCATGCAGGCCATAGCCGAAGACCCCAGGATAAACGTGCCTATACTTGCGCATATGGATGTGGCCGGCGCCATGTATATGTCACCCTGCCACGGCTTGAGCTCACACCTGGTTCTGGGTAAATTACCCCGGCTGGCCGGCGCCGATATAGTGGTTATTCCCGCTCCTTACGGCAAGGCGCCTGTGATAATTGAAAAATTTGATGCAGCGGCCAGGAATCTTACTTACCCGTTGTACAATCTTAAGCCGACCTGGCCGATGGCATCCGGCGGAATTACACCCACTATGGTACCCCAGGTCATGCAGGAACTGGGCAATGACATAGTCATAGGTTCGGGAGGCGGCATCCACGCTCACCCGATGGGACCCGTATCAGGCGGCAAGGCCTTCAGGCAGGCGATCGATGCGACGCTCAAGGGTATTTCTCTGGAGGAATACTCTAAAACGCATAAGGAGCTTGCAGCTTCGGTCAAACAATGGGCTGACCCGTTCAAGGGATTCAAGAAATAA
- a CDS encoding SDR family oxidoreductase has protein sequence MDTSYLTLQGKVALVTGGSRGIGKAIALQLADAGADVIVSSRKLPVLEKVADEIRAMGRRSLAVSAHNGKMDELKNLMIRIKDEFGRIDILVNNTGVNPAISDVLHMEEAVYDRILDVNLKSHYFLSQAAARMMVEQGRGGNIINIASAAGVAFTPGFGPYSMSKAGLIMMTKVLAAELGPYNIRVNCIAPGFVKTRFSEAVWSNDQFIQEAMKRMAIKKLCTPEEIARTALYFASDASSFTTGVTLVIDGGVTL, from the coding sequence ATGGATACATCATATCTGACCTTGCAGGGCAAAGTGGCGCTGGTAACGGGAGGCAGCCGCGGCATCGGCAAGGCGATCGCCCTCCAGCTTGCTGACGCCGGGGCCGACGTTATCGTCAGCAGCCGGAAGCTGCCCGTCCTTGAAAAGGTCGCGGATGAAATCAGGGCCATGGGACGCAGGAGCCTGGCAGTCTCCGCGCACAACGGGAAAATGGACGAGCTCAAGAATCTGATGATCAGGATCAAGGATGAGTTCGGGCGCATCGACATCCTGGTAAATAATACGGGGGTGAATCCGGCGATATCGGATGTGTTGCATATGGAAGAAGCCGTATATGACCGCATACTGGACGTCAACCTCAAGAGCCACTATTTTCTCAGCCAGGCCGCTGCCAGGATGATGGTTGAGCAGGGCCGGGGCGGGAATATCATAAACATCGCCTCGGCGGCCGGCGTTGCTTTTACGCCGGGCTTCGGACCTTACAGCATGAGCAAGGCAGGCCTGATAATGATGACCAAAGTGCTGGCTGCCGAGCTCGGACCTTACAACATACGTGTAAACTGCATTGCACCGGGTTTCGTCAAGACGAGGTTCAGCGAGGCTGTCTGGAGCAACGATCAGTTCATTCAGGAAGCGATGAAGAGGATGGCCATTAAAAAGCTGTGCACACCCGAGGAGATCGCCAGGACCGCGCTCTATTTTGCCTCAGATGCATCCAGCTTCACGACAGGAGTGACACTGGTTATCGACGGCGGAGTAACACTCTGA
- a CDS encoding class I SAM-dependent methyltransferase — protein MEFLDIMGISHRYMEILNPSTSEKIIKLGRVLKLKKGNRVIDFGCGCAEPLILWAEEFGITGIGIDICEDFCDRARKKLAMRGLSDRIEIICSSGADYIFEEGSFDAATCIGATFIFGSYQKTIQAIKRAVHQNGRLGIGETHWLSNQVHPEYAQKQTTTHTEAELARFTRDEGFELEYIIRAGHDDWDRYISDSWYGLIRWLEENPNHPDYEQVFNHFRIDQDDYLQFQHQYMGWAMYCLAPIKSHSTDSK, from the coding sequence ATGGAATTCCTTGACATTATGGGTATCTCACACCGCTACATGGAGATACTGAACCCTTCGACGTCTGAAAAAATCATAAAACTTGGCAGAGTACTCAAATTAAAAAAGGGGAACCGGGTCATCGACTTCGGTTGTGGTTGTGCCGAGCCCCTCATTCTTTGGGCTGAGGAATTCGGTATCACTGGTATTGGCATAGATATATGCGAGGATTTCTGCGACCGGGCCAGGAAAAAGCTGGCCATGAGAGGATTGTCGGACCGAATCGAAATCATTTGCTCCAGTGGGGCTGATTATATATTTGAAGAGGGATCTTTCGATGCCGCAACATGTATTGGGGCAACTTTTATTTTTGGCAGCTACCAAAAGACAATCCAGGCCATAAAGAGGGCTGTACATCAGAATGGACGCCTTGGTATCGGTGAAACCCACTGGCTAAGCAATCAGGTACATCCGGAATATGCCCAAAAACAGACCACTACCCACACGGAAGCGGAACTAGCTCGATTTACCCGGGACGAAGGCTTTGAACTCGAATACATCATCCGTGCCGGCCACGACGACTGGGACAGATACATTTCGGATAGCTGGTATGGACTGATACGTTGGCTTGAGGAAAACCCTAACCACCCTGACTATGAACAAGTATTCAATCATTTTCGTATTGACCAGGACGATTATTTACAGTTCCAACACCAATATATGGGCTGGGCTATGTACTGCCTCGCTCCCATCAAATCTCATTCGACAGATAGTAAATAA